Genomic segment of Sodaliphilus pleomorphus:
CCCTGCTGCACGGGGTCCTGCACGTGTTGCACGAGGGCATCACGCTGGGCACGGTCAAGGGCAAGAACTGCGTGCCCAGCCACGCGCTGGCCCTGTCGACAGCGCTCAATCCCGAGGCCTTTGCCCGCTGCGAGGTCGACTATGCCACTGCCATGGCCTACATGCGCGGCGAGACCGTCGTGGTCGATGCTCCTCGGGGCTATGTGCTGCTCACCCACCACGGCAGCCCCATAGGCTTTGCCAACAACCTGGGCAGCCGTGCCAACAACCTATATCCCAAGCCGTGGCGCATCTTGAGCACCCACATTCCGGCACAGGAGCCAGCGGTGGTGACCGCAGGCTCCTGTGTGCATGGTGAGGGGTGAGATGCCCCCGCCCACACGAGAAGAAAAAGCAAGTCTCCAGGCCTCGACCACAACAAGCGTGGCGTGCCTGGAGACTTGTTTTTGTCGATATAGCGCTGTGCGTCAGTTGCCGAGCACCATGTTGATGAGCGTGGTCACGTCGCTCACGTCGACACTGCCGTTGGCGTTCAGGTCGCTCAGCGGCGCATAGAGCGGAGTGGCGCCCAGCACCACGTTGGTAAGTGCCGAGACATCGCTCACATTGGTCACGCCGTCGAGATTCACATCGCCGTCGACGGGGAAATAGGAGAAAGTGATGTCGTCGATGTAGCAAGGCAGCGACTTGCTGCCGCCCGACTGCAGGATGCGGTACTGCACAGGGCCGGTGAGGGTCACGTTCCACTGCGCTTTGAGGCTCGACTTGGCAGGCACCGCGACGTCGGAGCCGGCATACTCCTTCCAGTCGGCAGCCGAGTCGCCGGGCACGAGATAGTAGAGCTTGAATGTGGCAGCCGAGTTGGACGTGTTGTAGACGGTGGCCTCGATCTGGAAGGGGTCGAAGGCGAGAGGCTCGGCCATCGACACCGCGCCGGGCATCTTCATGGCCACGGCGTGCTCGCCGTTGCGCACGGCCTCGCTGGCCGGGGCGGCCACACCAGCGCGCGTGAAGCTCCAGGTGGTGAAGTTGCCCTGCACGCCACTGGCCGTTGTAGCACTGGTCGCAGGCATGGCCTCAAAATCCTCGACAATCTTCTTGATCGAGCCATCGGCCTTGACGTCGAAGGAGATGATGCCCTCCTGCTCGGCGATGTTGTCGAGCAGCATCTGGCTCATCGAGTTGCCCCAAGTGCGCAGATTGGGCTGTGTGGTGTTGGTGAGCTTGGTCACGCCAGCCGTGCCCGGGAAGGGGTCGCTGGCACTGCCGCCCTTGGCATTGCCGGCCCGCAGCACCACATAGTAGTTGTGGCTGGGGTTGCAGTTCACCTGGTTGCTCGCCCACACGCCAAGGTCGCTCATGTCGACGCGCGACACAAGCATGCCGTGGCCAGGCAGATAGCTGTCCCACTTGGTGCGCTGGCGGTTTTCGAGATAGAAGGTGGTGGTGGGCTCCTGCGTGGTCAAGACGTAGCCATGGTTGGTAGCATTGAGCGCGCCCATGGTGTAGTGCTTGCCGGCCTGCAACGTGTCGGGGGTGGCAAAGCCCAGCACAGTGCGCTCAAAGAGCGAGTAGCCCACCGGGTTGCGGCCATAGTTGTTGTAGCTGCCGCCAGCCATCACCTCCCAGGCGCCCGGGTGGTCGCTCTGGCCTCCGCTCTCGCCATAGTCGGTGTCGTAGAGGTCTTCAAGACCCAGCACGTGGCTGAACTCGTGGCATATCGTGCCTATGCCGTCGTGCTTGTTGCGACCCTGACTTTCCCAGCCGTAGTACTCACCCGAGCTGGCGTAGCGGCCCAGGTAGACGCCGTCGTAGGCTTGCGAGCTGTAGTAGGACAGCGACGACATGTGGGGCCACAGGTAGCTGCTGTTGTTGCCGCTGTAGTTGGAGGTGTACCCTGCCACAATGAAGTAGATCATGTCGACCGTGCCGTCGTCGTCGGTGTCGTACTTGCTGAAGTCGACCGCGCCGTCGAGCTTATTGATG
This window contains:
- a CDS encoding M6 family metalloprotease domain-containing protein, translating into MKKFFLLLMGLLSAVSAMAIPACPTPATVTQPDGSTLTLMLQGDEYYHFNTTLDGYTVVKNAQGAYVYAAQSGRRLVATSVVAHDAAARTAAETASLQATARFLVDADAWSQGQKSKARSRNARRKLLRDDLLDYSKFRGLVILINYSDRKFAVDSTFYEATLNDKDFTGITVNGRYESYTGSVRDYFYDNSNGVFDPHFDVYGPVDVDYASTDGNENYASIFLSAINKLDGAVDFSKYDTDDDGTVDMIYFIVAGYTSNYSGNNSSYLWPHMSSLSYYSSQAYDGVYLGRYASSGEYYGWESQGRNKHDGIGTICHEFSHVLGLEDLYDTDYGESGGQSDHPGAWEVMAGGSYNNYGRNPVGYSLFERTVLGFATPDTLQAGKHYTMGALNATNHGYVLTTQEPTTTFYLENRQRTKWDSYLPGHGMLVSRVDMSDLGVWASNQVNCNPSHNYYVVLRAGNAKGGSASDPFPGTAGVTKLTNTTQPNLRTWGNSMSQMLLDNIAEQEGIISFDVKADGSIKKIVEDFEAMPATSATTASGVQGNFTTWSFTRAGVAAPASEAVRNGEHAVAMKMPGAVSMAEPLAFDPFQIEATVYNTSNSAATFKLYYLVPGDSAADWKEYAGSDVAVPAKSSLKAQWNVTLTGPVQYRILQSGGSKSLPCYIDDITFSYFPVDGDVNLDGVTNVSDVSALTNVVLGATPLYAPLSDLNANGSVDVSDVTTLINMVLGN